The Scomber scombrus chromosome 5, fScoSco1.1, whole genome shotgun sequence genome window below encodes:
- the LOC133980065 gene encoding dual specificity protein phosphatase 14, which translates to MSQVSQVCPGLLLSGLDSALSLSVLSSRNVSLIINCSGLEDVSYPQLDGLQVLHVPVQDRPHAPLDRYFDLVAERIHQNRTGTTLVHCSAGRSRSPALIMAYLMRFGGLSLRGAHEQVLERRPFIRPNAGFWRQLMDYERTLLGRNSVRMAMTSGGVLPEALEDGTVAYCINI; encoded by the exons ATGTCCCAGGTGTCCCAGGTGTGTCCCGGTCTCTTGCTGAGCGGTCTGGACTCGGCTCTGAGCCTCAGCGTGTTGTCCAGCAGGAACGTGTCTCTCATCATTAACTGCAGCGGACTGGAGGATGTGTCCTACCCGCAGCTGGACGGCCTGCAGGTCCTCCACGTCCCCGTCCAGGACCGACCGCACGCTCCCCTGGACCGGTACTTCGACCTGGTGGCGGAGCGGATCCACCAGAACCGGACCGGGACAACTCTGGTCCACTGCAGCGCCGGCAGGAGCCGATCCCCTGCTCTGATCATGGCCTACCTGATGAG GTTCGGGGGTCTCAGCCTGCGTGGGGCTCATGAGCAGGTTCTGGAGCGGCGGCCGTTCATCAGACCCAACGCAGGTTTCTGGAGGCAGCTGATGGACTACGAGCGGACGCTGCTGGGCAGGAACTCTGTGCGGATGGCGATGACGTCCGGTGGCGTCCTGCCTGAAGCTCTGGAGGACGGCACGGTGGCGTACTGCATCAACATCTga
- the LOC133980018 gene encoding uncharacterized protein LOC133980018, translating into MNQQTNKNPTQKAVLPQVWYHPTIQNGEPARTGTRQTHKTRPGAQTGTKVVQNNQDADGIAPEVRYHPTIQTGEPARTRTRQTHKTRQNNQDADRTGPADPDPRQKQEQTKEVDQRAATDPDPPTPDQVPLGLAVGLDRCVVEQVEVLTRGQSTNQDWFAWRKNRITASMAHRIAHCRFVHGKTKTPPPSYMSSITGEGRSIQTRAMSWGVQMEAEVVRRYQTLKTAALRFSVSVQDCGLFIDARRSWLAASPDGIVTDSRTGQWLLCLEVKCPYKHRHRRVEDACRDDPAFCLEIRDEDGRSPVYRLKTSHSYFTQIQCQLAVTGLRRADLAVFTLKEIAIVPVTFDPDLWEETVSKLETFYRDAVLPQLRQKTQLDTPEL; encoded by the exons ATGAACCAACAAACCAACAAGAACCCGACACAGAAGGCCGTCCTGCCTCAGGTCTGGTACCACCCCACCATCCAGAACGGAGAACCAGCTAGAACCGGAACCAGACAAACCCACAAGACCAGGCCTGGAGCTCAGACTGGGACTAAAGTGGTCCAGAACAACCAGGATGCTGATGGTATAGCACCTGAGGTCCGGTACCACCCCACCATCCAGACCGGAGAACCagccagaaccagaaccagacaaACCCACAAGACAAGACAGAACAACCAGGATGCTGATCGGACCGGTCCGGCCGATCCAGATCCGAGGCAGAAACAGGAACAGACGAAGGAAGTGGATCAGAGAGCTGCTACGGATCCAGATCCTCCCACACCGGACCAGGTCCCTCTAGGTCTGGCTGTTGGACTGGACAGGTGTgtggtggagcaggtggaggttCTGACCCGCGGACAGAGCACCAACCAGGACTGGTTCGCCTGGAGGAAGAACCGGATCACGGCTTCTATGGCTCACCGCATCGCTCACTGCCGCTTCGTTCATGGGAAGACCAAAACCCCGCCCCCCTCCTACATGTCCTCTATCACAG gtgaggGGCGGAGCATCCAGACCAGAGCCATGAGCTGGGGGGTTCAGATGGAGGCGGAGGTGGTCCGCAGGTACCAG ACTCTGAAGACGGCAGCGCTGCGTTTCTCCGTCTCCGTTCAGGACTGCGGTCTTTTCATCGACGCTCGGCGCTCCTGGTTGGCTGCCAGCCCCGACGGCATCGTGACGGACAGCCGGACCGGCCAATGGCTGCTCTGCTTGGAGGTTAAGTGTCcctacaaacacagacacagacggGTGGAGGACGCCTGCAGGGACGACCCCGCCTTTTGTCTGGAGATACGGGACGAGGACGGACGGTCTCCGGTCTACCGTCTGAAGACCTCTCACAGTTACTTCACTCAGATTCAGTGTCAGCTGGCGGTGACCGGCCTGCGGCGGGCCGACCTCGCCGTCTTCACCCTGAAGGAGATCGCCATCGTCccggtgacctttgaccccgaCCTGTGGGAGGAGACGGTGTCCAAGCTGGAGACGTTTTACAGGGACGCCGTCCTGCCTCAACTGAGACAGAAGACACAGCTGGACACACCTGAGCTGTAG